Proteins co-encoded in one Marinobacter gudaonensis genomic window:
- a CDS encoding CidA/LrgA family protein, which produces MQFLNGITLLLVYQLVGEVTVRLVGLPIPGPVLGMVMLFITLMICGQAPASVDQASSALLSHLSLLFVPAGVGMMAHFGRIADEWLPITLALLLSTVITMVATALIMQLTSRWFVKEAPTEEGSNE; this is translated from the coding sequence ATGCAGTTTCTTAATGGCATTACCCTGCTTCTGGTGTACCAGCTGGTCGGCGAGGTCACCGTGCGGCTGGTGGGCTTACCCATACCCGGGCCGGTACTGGGCATGGTGATGCTGTTCATTACTTTGATGATCTGCGGCCAAGCCCCGGCGTCGGTGGATCAGGCATCATCGGCGTTGCTCAGTCATCTGTCGCTGCTGTTCGTGCCGGCGGGGGTGGGCATGATGGCGCACTTCGGCCGGATTGCCGATGAGTGGCTGCCGATAACGCTGGCCCTGCTCCTGAGTACCGTTATTACCATGGTCGCCACGGCGTTGATCATGCAACTGACCAGTCGCTGGTTTGTGAAGGAAGCGCCGACAGAGGAGGGCAGCAATGAGTGA
- a CDS encoding bile acid:sodium symporter family protein: MESSPLISAGLPVALFIIMIGIGMTLTVRDFRQVAVYRKGMIVGTVAQILVMPLVAFMLATVLSVPPAIAVGLVIIAACPGGTTSNLFVLLARGNIALSIVLTVSASLITILTLPLFTNLALQHYMGTEEDIVLPVWKTVGMLVGIVLVPVAIGMAVRTRNPEVARKAESVVSLFGGVVLAVLIVALVYGVRDQIWDLLKQAGPATILLNLAGIFLGLLAGRAAGLTQRESLAVAVELGVKNGTIALMVTLTLLESSAMSIPAAVYGVLMFPIGFVLAMYGRRVIPAPTVHVSN; encoded by the coding sequence GTGGAATCCAGTCCGCTTATCTCGGCAGGCCTGCCGGTTGCCCTGTTTATCATCATGATCGGCATTGGCATGACCCTGACCGTCCGGGATTTCCGCCAGGTTGCGGTCTACCGGAAAGGCATGATCGTGGGCACCGTCGCCCAGATACTGGTCATGCCGCTGGTGGCTTTCATGCTGGCCACGGTGCTGTCGGTACCGCCGGCCATCGCCGTTGGCCTGGTGATCATCGCCGCCTGTCCCGGTGGCACCACCTCCAACCTGTTTGTCCTGCTGGCCCGGGGCAATATCGCCCTGTCCATCGTGCTGACCGTTTCCGCCAGTCTGATCACCATCCTCACCTTGCCCCTGTTCACCAATCTGGCCCTGCAACATTACATGGGCACCGAAGAAGACATTGTGCTGCCGGTCTGGAAAACCGTGGGCATGCTGGTTGGCATCGTGCTGGTGCCTGTGGCGATCGGCATGGCCGTTCGTACCCGTAATCCGGAAGTCGCGCGGAAAGCCGAGAGCGTTGTCAGCCTGTTCGGCGGGGTGGTGCTGGCCGTTCTTATCGTGGCGCTGGTCTACGGTGTGCGCGACCAGATCTGGGACCTGCTCAAGCAGGCGGGGCCTGCGACCATTCTGCTGAACCTCGCGGGCATCTTCCTGGGATTGCTGGCCGGAAGGGCCGCCGGGCTCACCCAACGTGAGTCCCTGGCGGTGGCGGTGGAGCTGGGCGTGAAGAATGGCACCATTGCGCTTATGGTTACCTTGACGCTGCTGGAATCCAGCGCCATGTCGATACCGGCGGCGGTGTATGGTGTACTGATGTTCCCCATCGGGTTTGTACTGGCTATGTATGGTCGGCGCGTGATCCCTGCGCCCACGGTTCACGTCTCGAACTGA
- a CDS encoding WS/DGAT/MGAT family O-acyltransferase: MKRLATLDASWLAVESEDTPMHVGNLQIFSLPEGAPDTFLRDMVARMKETGDVAPPWCYKLAWSGLLGRLVAPAWKVDKDIDLDYHVRHSALPRPGGERELGVLVSRLHSNPLDFARPLWECHVIEGLENNRFALYTKMHHSMIDGISGVRLMQRVLTTDPDKRDMPPPWSVRPERRRGSKTDSEASVPAAISQAMDALKLQADMAPRLWQAGNRLIHSVRHPDDGLTAPFTGPVSKINHRVTGQRRFATQHYQLERIKELANVSGGSLNDIVLYLCGTALRRFLVEQDELPDTPLTAGIPVNIRPADDQGTGTQISFMIASLATDEPDPLIRLQNIKTSTRRAKEHLQKLPKSALTQYTMLLMSPYILQLMSGLGGRMRPVFNVTISNVPGPQRTLYYEGAKLEAMYPVSLIAHGGALNITCLSYDGSLNFGYTGCRDTLPSMQKLAVYTGEALDELESLILPPPAKARAAAKPASTKPATTPKKRTARSRKTPAAGS, from the coding sequence ATGAAACGCCTCGCAACACTGGATGCCTCCTGGCTGGCCGTGGAATCTGAAGACACCCCCATGCATGTGGGCAATCTGCAGATTTTCTCACTGCCGGAGGGCGCCCCTGACACCTTCCTGAGGGACATGGTAGCCCGCATGAAGGAAACCGGCGATGTGGCGCCGCCCTGGTGCTACAAACTCGCCTGGTCCGGCCTGCTGGGCCGGCTGGTGGCACCGGCCTGGAAGGTTGATAAGGACATCGATCTGGACTACCACGTGCGTCACTCTGCGTTGCCGCGCCCGGGCGGTGAGCGGGAGCTGGGTGTGCTGGTATCGCGCCTGCACTCCAATCCGCTGGATTTTGCCCGCCCCCTCTGGGAGTGCCATGTCATAGAGGGTCTGGAAAACAACCGGTTCGCGCTCTACACCAAGATGCATCACTCAATGATTGATGGCATCAGCGGGGTGCGACTGATGCAGCGGGTGCTCACTACCGACCCGGACAAGCGGGACATGCCACCGCCCTGGTCCGTGCGCCCCGAGCGCCGGCGCGGCAGCAAGACCGATTCCGAAGCCAGTGTGCCAGCCGCCATTTCCCAGGCCATGGACGCCCTCAAGCTGCAAGCGGATATGGCGCCAAGGCTCTGGCAGGCCGGCAACCGGCTCATTCATTCCGTGCGTCACCCGGACGATGGCCTGACAGCACCGTTCACCGGCCCGGTTTCCAAGATCAATCACAGGGTCACCGGCCAGCGCCGTTTTGCCACCCAGCACTACCAGCTGGAGCGCATCAAGGAGTTGGCCAACGTCTCTGGCGGTTCACTAAATGATATCGTGCTGTATCTCTGCGGTACCGCCCTGCGTCGTTTCCTGGTGGAACAGGACGAGTTGCCGGACACCCCGCTGACTGCGGGCATTCCGGTGAACATCCGACCCGCAGACGACCAGGGCACCGGCACACAGATCAGTTTCATGATCGCGTCCCTCGCGACCGATGAACCGGATCCGCTGATCCGGCTTCAGAACATCAAGACGTCGACCCGTCGCGCCAAGGAACATCTGCAGAAGCTGCCCAAGAGTGCCCTGACCCAGTACACCATGCTGCTGATGTCGCCCTATATCCTGCAGCTGATGTCCGGGCTTGGCGGGCGCATGCGGCCGGTCTTCAACGTGACTATCTCGAATGTGCCCGGGCCGCAGCGGACTCTCTACTATGAAGGTGCCAAGCTCGAAGCCATGTACCCAGTGTCCTTGATCGCCCACGGTGGCGCTCTGAACATCACCTGCCTGAGCTACGACGGCTCCCTGAACTTCGGTTACACCGGCTGTAGGGACACCCTGCCAAGCATGCAGAAGCTGGCGGTGTACACCGGCGAGGCCCTGGACGAGCTGGAAAGCCTGATCCTGCCGCCGCCGGCCAAAGCCAGGGCAGCCGCTAAACCCGCCAGCACCAAACCGGCGACAACACCGAAAAAGCGGACAGCACGCAGCCGGAAAACGCCGGCGGCCGGCAGCTGA
- a CDS encoding TetR family transcriptional regulator, with the protein MADKQRRKPGETREKLMNAALTLVGKGRHFASLGIREVTRQAGVVPTSFYRHFRNMDDLGLQLVDELGLVLRRMMREARGNVLQADKLIDESVAIFISHARANRSFFMFMAQGLAGESRAVQEGIRSEMRFFASELANDLRRLRLVDHLSDQDLDVTCDLVVRSVAFSLTDLLGVSPDDDYQIDQIRKRTTRFLQLIFVGAAHWKSNG; encoded by the coding sequence ATGGCGGACAAGCAGCGTAGAAAACCCGGGGAGACCCGCGAAAAACTGATGAACGCGGCCCTGACCCTGGTGGGTAAGGGCCGGCATTTTGCCAGTCTGGGCATACGTGAGGTCACCCGGCAGGCTGGCGTGGTACCCACATCCTTCTATCGGCATTTCCGCAATATGGACGATCTGGGCCTGCAGCTGGTGGATGAACTGGGGCTGGTGCTGCGACGGATGATGCGGGAGGCACGGGGCAATGTGCTGCAGGCGGACAAGCTGATTGACGAGTCCGTGGCCATCTTTATCAGTCATGCCCGCGCCAACCGCAGCTTTTTCATGTTCATGGCCCAGGGGCTGGCTGGCGAGAGCCGGGCCGTGCAGGAGGGGATACGCAGCGAGATGCGGTTTTTTGCCAGCGAGCTGGCCAACGACCTGCGCCGTTTGCGGCTGGTGGACCACCTGAGTGATCAGGACCTGGACGTAACCTGCGATCTGGTGGTTCGGAGCGTGGCGTTCAGCCTGACGGATCTGCTCGGGGTGTCACCGGATGACGATTACCAGATTGACCAGATCCGGAAGCGGACCACCCGCTTCCTTCAACTGATCTTCGTGGGCGCGGCCCACTGGAAGAGCAACGGCTGA
- a CDS encoding ferredoxin reductase: protein MLAKQPQSKALHWLGRQLFNTNKPETFLDPLVEQINPMWIQEYTPARVEQVIQDTSDTKTLVLKPAGRWPGFEAGQHVNICVEIDGVRRQRTFSLSSSPILWQETGRINLTIKRLPGGLVTNWIHDHLETGAVIGLGDAFGDFRIPEPVQPVLFIAGGSGITPILSQLETMAAQDYRAPVTLLYFVRTGQDIIAREKLEALTRRYSALTLEIIPTHEGATPRFLNDRDLDSVPGLTARQVYLCGPKGLMDLAGDLLAARGIGENDIHSTFFSAPAADLGDAPLGGEVQFANSDLAASSEGDASLLDIAEASGLNPRHGCRMGICHQCSCRKTSGTVINRLTGKASGPGEETIQLCISIPRGPVSLDL from the coding sequence ATGTTAGCGAAACAACCACAGTCCAAAGCCCTGCACTGGCTTGGCAGGCAGCTGTTCAACACCAACAAACCGGAAACCTTCCTGGACCCGCTGGTGGAACAGATCAATCCCATGTGGATACAAGAGTACACACCGGCAAGGGTGGAACAGGTCATCCAGGACACTTCGGACACCAAAACCCTGGTCTTGAAGCCCGCGGGGCGCTGGCCCGGCTTCGAGGCCGGCCAGCATGTGAACATCTGTGTTGAAATCGACGGTGTTCGCCGCCAGCGAACCTTCAGCCTGTCCAGTTCGCCAATCCTCTGGCAGGAAACCGGCAGGATCAACCTGACCATCAAACGCCTGCCCGGAGGCCTTGTTACCAACTGGATACACGATCATCTGGAAACCGGTGCCGTGATTGGCCTGGGCGACGCCTTCGGCGATTTCCGGATTCCCGAGCCGGTGCAGCCGGTGCTGTTCATTGCCGGCGGCAGTGGCATCACGCCAATACTCAGCCAGTTGGAAACCATGGCAGCCCAGGACTACCGGGCTCCGGTCACCCTGCTCTATTTCGTGCGCACCGGGCAGGACATCATCGCTCGTGAGAAGCTTGAAGCCCTGACTCGCCGCTACAGCGCACTGACTCTTGAGATCATCCCGACCCATGAGGGCGCGACACCCCGCTTCCTGAACGACCGGGATCTGGACAGCGTGCCCGGACTGACGGCCCGTCAGGTGTACCTGTGCGGCCCCAAGGGATTGATGGATCTGGCCGGTGATCTTCTGGCCGCCCGGGGTATTGGCGAGAACGACATTCACAGCACCTTTTTTTCCGCACCCGCGGCGGATCTGGGGGACGCCCCCCTGGGTGGCGAGGTTCAATTCGCGAACAGCGACCTTGCGGCCAGCTCGGAAGGCGACGCCTCGCTGCTGGATATTGCCGAAGCCTCAGGCCTGAATCCACGACACGGCTGCCGGATGGGTATCTGCCACCAGTGCAGCTGTCGAAAAACCAGCGGTACCGTGATCAACCGGCTGACCGGAAAAGCCTCGGGCCCCGGCGAGGAAACCATCCAGCTTTGTATCTCCATTCCCCGGGGTCCGGTATCCCTGGACCTTTGA
- a CDS encoding fatty acid desaturase family protein, whose product MKKLNETQLAELEQDLNAIRDEVIADLGERDARYIRRMVRLHRTLEAGGRIMMPFGFIPPVFVAATASLGVAKIIENMEIGHNVMHGQYDWMNDPALHSQSYEWDTVCTSDSWRRTHNYEHHTYTNIIGKDRDYGYAVLRLTDDEPWKPWHALQFINYILLSVFFQWGVGLHELETEKLRRREISWREKLPFLKDFARKGGRQAFKDYLFFPLLTFPVAPIVLAGNISANLIRNLWSSTVIFCGHFTQDAETFTEEECEGESKGHWYLRQLTGSSNFTGGRWLHVLSGHLSYQIEHHVFPDLPAHRYPEISHKVQAVCRKHGIHYNSGSFARQYGTVLKRIARFSLPLGQANRAATA is encoded by the coding sequence ATGAAGAAATTGAACGAGACGCAACTTGCAGAACTCGAACAGGACCTCAACGCCATCCGCGACGAGGTTATCGCAGACCTTGGCGAGCGGGATGCCCGGTATATCCGGCGCATGGTCCGCCTGCACCGGACGCTGGAAGCCGGTGGTCGGATCATGATGCCCTTTGGCTTCATTCCGCCGGTGTTCGTGGCCGCCACCGCCAGCCTGGGCGTGGCCAAGATTATTGAGAACATGGAGATTGGCCACAACGTCATGCACGGCCAGTACGACTGGATGAACGACCCCGCTCTGCACTCACAGAGCTATGAGTGGGACACCGTGTGTACGAGTGATTCCTGGCGGCGCACCCACAATTACGAGCACCACACCTACACAAATATCATCGGCAAGGACCGGGACTACGGCTACGCGGTGCTGCGCCTGACCGACGACGAGCCGTGGAAGCCCTGGCACGCGCTGCAGTTCATCAACTACATCCTGCTGAGCGTGTTCTTCCAGTGGGGCGTGGGGCTGCACGAACTCGAGACCGAGAAACTGCGGCGGAGGGAGATCAGCTGGCGCGAGAAGCTGCCGTTCCTGAAGGACTTTGCGCGCAAGGGCGGGCGCCAGGCGTTCAAGGACTACCTGTTCTTTCCGCTGCTGACCTTTCCCGTGGCGCCCATTGTGCTGGCGGGTAATATCAGCGCCAACCTGATCCGCAACCTATGGTCGTCAACGGTGATTTTCTGTGGTCACTTCACGCAGGATGCAGAAACCTTTACCGAGGAAGAATGCGAGGGTGAGAGTAAGGGCCACTGGTACCTTCGCCAGTTAACCGGATCCTCCAACTTCACCGGCGGCCGGTGGTTGCACGTGCTGAGCGGACACCTGAGCTACCAGATTGAGCACCATGTGTTCCCGGACCTGCCGGCGCATCGGTACCCGGAAATCTCCCACAAGGTGCAGGCGGTATGCCGCAAGCACGGCATTCACTACAACAGCGGAAGTTTTGCCCGCCAGTACGGCACGGTGCTCAAGCGCATTGCCCGCTTCTCCCTGCCGCTGGGGCAGGCAAATCGTGCCGCTACCGCGTAG
- a CDS encoding sensor domain-containing diguanylate cyclase: protein MHIAFLVLLALCSSGAFAIEIPDNHPVVLDRDSGRVDISRYLTYYEDASSDLSIDRVIRQWHRLGSTGMPDQAYNFGFTDSTYWFHTRVVNPSSPNNRWVLEGLYPIIDEMELFVLRPDGTINRQIAGDSVPFRLRPRNHHNINFYLDLATGEQVDLFFRVKTTGAVQMRMLLWHSDEFSAADHQERFLLGLYYGLLACMVIFNFLIFVSIRDTNYLWYVSYILSYGLLQLSLNGLAFEHLWPDSPWWNNRAVAFLIATGMFCVLGFSRSFLALRDNAPRLEKIFLGLMAFFLVTGAAALLWPAYGTVIRINTFMAAVAVGFVILAGGLCLYRRFRPARYFMLAWTALLSGMLLYTLKTFALVPANFVTEFGIQIGSAFEVILLSIALADRLRHMTLENQRIQQEMTEKLESRVAERTAELEAANRQLEALSSTDGLTGVFNRRFFDVRLSEEAARCRRNGPLALVMIDVDHFKALNDNLGHQAGDACLRKLADVLTTVVRRGTDLVARYGGEEFAIILPYTDVAGAEALANKVRVAVERDLNFRWEGQLVPVTVSLGAATAPGGTSVEPGDLIAAADAALYASKQAGRNRVTVRPPGHLRAGGTEPSTR from the coding sequence TTGCATATTGCGTTTCTTGTGTTGCTGGCACTTTGCTCGTCCGGAGCTTTTGCCATCGAAATTCCGGACAACCACCCCGTTGTACTCGATCGTGATAGCGGGCGAGTCGACATTTCCCGTTATCTGACCTATTACGAAGACGCCTCGTCTGATCTATCCATAGACCGCGTTATTCGCCAGTGGCATCGTCTGGGCTCCACCGGTATGCCCGATCAGGCCTACAACTTTGGCTTCACCGATTCCACTTACTGGTTTCATACCCGTGTGGTCAACCCCTCAAGCCCGAACAATCGCTGGGTACTGGAGGGGCTTTACCCCATTATCGATGAGATGGAACTGTTCGTGTTGCGGCCAGATGGCACCATCAACCGGCAGATTGCCGGGGACTCGGTTCCTTTCCGCCTGAGACCGCGGAATCACCACAACATCAACTTTTACCTGGATCTGGCCACGGGCGAGCAGGTGGATCTGTTTTTCCGGGTGAAGACCACCGGGGCCGTGCAGATGCGCATGTTGCTCTGGCATTCCGATGAATTCAGCGCCGCGGATCACCAGGAGCGGTTTCTGCTCGGCCTGTATTACGGCTTGCTGGCGTGCATGGTGATCTTCAACTTCCTGATTTTCGTGTCCATCCGGGACACCAACTACCTGTGGTACGTTTCCTATATCCTGTCCTACGGCCTGTTGCAGCTCAGTTTGAACGGGTTGGCGTTTGAGCATCTGTGGCCGGATTCGCCCTGGTGGAACAACCGGGCAGTTGCCTTCCTGATTGCCACCGGCATGTTCTGCGTACTGGGTTTTTCCCGTTCATTCCTGGCACTCCGCGACAACGCCCCACGGCTCGAGAAAATCTTCCTGGGCCTGATGGCATTTTTCCTGGTGACGGGCGCCGCGGCGCTGCTCTGGCCCGCATACGGAACCGTTATCCGGATCAACACCTTCATGGCCGCGGTAGCGGTGGGCTTTGTGATCCTCGCCGGTGGCCTCTGCCTCTATCGGCGGTTCCGGCCGGCCCGCTATTTCATGCTGGCCTGGACAGCGCTGCTGTCGGGGATGTTGCTGTACACACTCAAGACCTTTGCCTTGGTGCCGGCAAATTTTGTCACCGAGTTCGGTATTCAGATTGGGTCGGCGTTTGAAGTCATTCTGCTTTCCATAGCCCTGGCCGACCGGTTGCGACACATGACCCTGGAAAACCAGAGAATACAGCAGGAAATGACCGAAAAGCTGGAGTCGAGGGTGGCCGAGCGAACCGCGGAACTGGAAGCCGCCAACCGACAGCTCGAGGCGCTCAGTTCAACCGATGGGCTGACGGGGGTGTTCAATCGCCGCTTCTTTGATGTCCGGTTGTCGGAGGAAGCCGCCCGCTGCCGTCGCAACGGGCCCTTGGCCCTGGTCATGATCGACGTTGACCACTTCAAGGCGCTCAACGACAACCTCGGCCACCAGGCGGGGGACGCCTGTCTGCGAAAGCTGGCCGATGTGCTGACCACCGTGGTGCGACGGGGAACCGATCTGGTTGCCCGCTACGGCGGTGAAGAGTTCGCCATTATTCTGCCTTACACCGATGTGGCCGGCGCCGAGGCCCTTGCAAACAAGGTGCGTGTGGCGGTGGAGCGGGATCTGAATTTCCGCTGGGAAGGTCAGTTGGTGCCGGTGACTGTGAGTCTGGGTGCCGCCACTGCACCGGGCGGCACCTCCGTTGAGCCCGGCGACCTGATCGCGGCAGCCGACGCCGCCCTTTATGCCTCGAAGCAGGCCGGGCGCAACCGGGTAACGGTGCGCCCGCCCGGGCATCTGCGCGCTGGCGGAACGGAGCCGTCTACGCGGTAG
- a CDS encoding RrF2 family transcriptional regulator, with translation MHITRYTDYSLRVLIYLAVQGDRLATIQEIADSYDISKNHLMKVVHQLNKKGYIETIRGKKGGMRLHMAPSDINIGILVRETEQDLSIVECFSSKNACKITPVCGLKSMFGEALKAFLEVLDKYTLADVIQDQHRPQLLRLLQIA, from the coding sequence ATGCACATCACCCGATACACCGACTATTCACTTCGAGTGCTCATCTACCTGGCAGTGCAGGGTGATCGTCTGGCAACCATCCAGGAAATCGCGGACAGCTACGACATCTCCAAGAATCACCTCATGAAGGTGGTGCATCAGCTCAACAAGAAGGGGTACATCGAGACGATCCGTGGCAAGAAGGGCGGTATGCGTCTGCACATGGCGCCCTCGGACATCAACATCGGTATCCTGGTTCGCGAAACCGAGCAGGATCTGAGTATTGTTGAATGCTTCTCTTCCAAGAACGCCTGCAAGATCACGCCGGTGTGTGGGCTCAAATCAATGTTTGGTGAGGCGCTCAAGGCCTTCCTCGAGGTACTCGACAAATACACCCTGGCCGATGTGATCCAGGATCAGCACCGGCCACAGTTGCTGCGGTTGCTGCAGATTGCCTGA
- a CDS encoding YbaN family protein — MGDFFGKTGFRILAYIFVGLAVAGVALPLLPTTPFVLLAAYCASKGSPAFAEWLDNHPRFGPAIAQWRTRRAVPARAKVLACSMMALSWTMLFMLGASATVLAISGLCLCGTACYLLTRPNY; from the coding sequence ATGGGCGATTTTTTCGGCAAAACCGGATTCAGGATTCTTGCGTATATATTCGTTGGGCTGGCTGTGGCCGGAGTGGCTCTGCCGCTACTGCCGACAACGCCGTTTGTTCTGCTGGCCGCGTATTGCGCGAGCAAAGGCTCGCCGGCGTTTGCGGAATGGCTGGATAACCACCCCAGGTTCGGGCCTGCCATAGCCCAGTGGCGCACCCGTCGGGCGGTGCCGGCCAGAGCCAAAGTGCTGGCCTGCAGCATGATGGCGTTGAGCTGGACAATGCTGTTCATGCTTGGCGCCTCGGCCACGGTGCTGGCGATTTCCGGCCTGTGCCTGTGTGGCACCGCCTGTTACCTGTTAACACGACCGAATTACTGA
- a CDS encoding hemerythrin domain-containing protein, whose translation MLPKDALDDLRQADTEVVIEHILTRYHDLHREQLPELIRLAQRVERVHNHHPDCPAGLSAHLEQMQAELEAHMQKEEQILFPMIARNMNGMAAAPISVMRREHDDHGLALAGVHRLTNHLALPDGACNTWQTLYRGLATLENDLVNHIHLENNVLFNRVGGQAEGAHHG comes from the coding sequence ATGCTACCGAAGGATGCCCTGGACGACCTGCGCCAGGCCGACACCGAAGTGGTGATCGAACACATTCTTACCCGCTACCACGACCTTCACCGTGAACAGCTTCCGGAGTTGATCCGGCTTGCCCAGCGTGTCGAGCGTGTTCACAACCACCATCCGGACTGCCCTGCAGGCCTGAGCGCTCACCTTGAGCAAATGCAGGCTGAACTGGAAGCCCACATGCAGAAAGAGGAACAGATCCTGTTCCCGATGATTGCACGCAACATGAACGGCATGGCCGCCGCGCCCATTTCCGTGATGCGTCGTGAACACGACGACCACGGCCTGGCCCTCGCCGGCGTCCACCGCCTTACCAACCACCTCGCCCTGCCGGACGGGGCATGTAACACCTGGCAGACCCTCTACCGGGGCCTGGCCACCCTGGAGAACGATCTCGTGAACCACATCCATCTTGAAAACAACGTGCTGTTCAACCGCGTCGGCGGGCAAGCGGAGGGCGCTCATCATGGCTGA